One genomic segment of Candidatus Methylomirabilis lanthanidiphila includes these proteins:
- the mlaA gene encoding putative phospholipid-binding lipoprotein MlaA precursor: MSLGGRGVDKRSQTSALAKERREGVGHRTGRSLPWMGALAVTIAVAGLVGASSVMAADPQSTEERAVQQMEGAVSLEKEQIEEYDPWEPYNEKMFSFNHDVVDRYVLKPVATGWDYLPDPVQEGLGNAFDNVAMPRRVVNNLLQAKFKGAGTELTRFGINTTVGVVGVFDVAKKWGFEKSDADSGQTLGKWGVGPGPYFVLPFLPPLTVRDAFGLVADVAMDPINYFVPLAASFGRRGGDTVNSRSQNLELYESVEDSTVDLYSAVRNAYLQRRQQAIEK; the protein is encoded by the coding sequence ATGAGTCTAGGGGGAAGGGGCGTCGATAAGAGGTCGCAAACATCGGCTTTGGCCAAGGAAAGGAGAGAAGGGGTGGGACACAGGACCGGGAGATCATTGCCGTGGATGGGTGCATTGGCCGTTACAATCGCAGTCGCAGGCTTGGTCGGCGCATCGAGTGTCATGGCGGCAGATCCGCAATCGACCGAGGAACGCGCTGTCCAACAGATGGAAGGCGCCGTATCGTTGGAGAAAGAGCAGATCGAGGAGTACGATCCCTGGGAGCCGTACAACGAAAAAATGTTCAGCTTTAACCACGATGTGGTCGATCGGTATGTACTCAAACCCGTAGCGACCGGATGGGATTATCTGCCTGATCCTGTACAAGAAGGCCTCGGCAACGCCTTCGATAACGTCGCCATGCCTCGCCGCGTCGTCAACAACCTGTTGCAGGCGAAATTCAAGGGAGCCGGCACCGAACTGACTCGCTTCGGCATTAACACAACGGTCGGTGTCGTGGGTGTGTTCGATGTTGCGAAGAAGTGGGGATTTGAAAAGAGCGATGCGGATAGCGGTCAAACGCTGGGTAAATGGGGGGTAGGCCCCGGTCCGTATTTCGTTCTCCCGTTCTTGCCGCCGCTGACGGTCCGTGATGCCTTCGGTCTGGTGGCGGACGTAGCCATGGATCCCATCAATTACTTCGTCCCACTGGCCGCATCGTTTGGACGCAGAGGCGGCGACACCGTCAATAGCCGGTCCCAGAATCTGGAATTGTATGAGAGCGTTGAAGACTCGACCGTTGATTTGTACAGCGCGGTACGCAATGCCTATCTGCAGCGGAGGCAACAGGCTATCGAGAAGTAA